Below is a window of Planococcus rifietoensis DNA.
CCTTTTGAAGTATAATTCTTAACACCATACAAGTAAAATAATATCAACAACCGGGCGTATGGGCTATAATTAACTTTGAAACTTTTGTGAAGGAGCGCGGTAACGTGGCAGAACAATTCGATTTATCCCATTTTGAAAAAAGCATGATCATCCGTGAGATGAGCTATGCTGATATACCTGCCATTCTGGAAATGCAGCAGCTTTGCTTTCCGGGCATGGATCCTTGGAAGGAAGAGCAGCTCAGAAGCCATTTAGGCGTTTTTGCACAAGGGCAGATCGTCGCGGAACTCGACGGCAAAGTAATCGGTTCCTGCTCGAGCCTATTGATCAATTTCGATGAATACGATGACCGTCATACATGGGACGATGTCACTGACGGCGGCTATATAACGAACCATAACCAAGACGGCTATAATATGTACGGCATCGAAGTCATGGTGCACCCAGAATACCGCCGCATGCAAGTCGGGCAGCGTTTGTACGAAGCGCGCAAAGAACTGGCGCGTGAATTGAACTTGAAGTCGATTATCATCGGCGGGCGCATCCCGAACTACCATAAACACGCAGACGAAATGTCGCCGCGTGAATACGTCGATTCGGTGTCGCGCCATAAAATCTATGATCCGGTGCTGACATTCCAATTGATGAATGGTTTCCAGCTCATGCGCATCAATCCTGGCTATTTGCAGGACGATAAAGCATCGGGCAAATACGCAACGCTTATGGAGTGGAACAATGTCGATTACAAGCCGATCTCCAAGCGCCATTTCAAGACAAGTTTGCCTGTGCGCATCTGCGTCGTCCAATACTTGATGCGTGCCATCAATTCATTCGACGATTTGGCGAACCAGGTCGAGTACTTTGTCGACGTGGCATCGGATGCGCATTCGGATTTCGTCGTGTTCCCGGAAATTTTCACGACGCAATTGATGTCGTTCTTGAATGAACCATCGCCGAGCCAAGCGGTCCGCAAATTGACGGAATTCACACCGCAATACATCGAACTGTTCACGGACCTCGCTGTGCGCTATAACGTCAATATCATTGGCGGCTCGCATTTCGTCAAGGAAGAAAATGATGAGATTTACAACATCGCGTATTTGTTCCGTCGCGATGGTTCGATCGATAAACAGTACAAGATTCACATCACGCCGAACGAACGTAAATGGTGGGGCATTTCAGCAGGTGATTCGGTGCGCGTATTTGATACGGATTGCGGCAAGATCGCCATCCAGATCTGCTACGACATCGAGTTCCCGGAACTGGCCCGCATCGCCACCGATATGGGCGCCAACATCATCTTCTCGCCGTTTTGTACGGAAGACCGCCAAGGCTATTTGCGCGTCCGTTATTGTGCACAAGCCCGCGCGGTCGAGAACCAGATCTACACGGTCATTTCCGGAACGGTCGGAAACTTGCCGCAAACGGAAAACATGGATATCCAATATGCACAATCCGGCATCTTCGCGCCAAGCGATTTCGAATTCGCTCGCGATGGCATCGTCGGGGAAACCAATCCGAACCTGGAGATGGTATTGATCGGGGATGTCGACCTTGAAATCCTCAGACGCCAGCGCCAAGACGGCACCGTCAAGCAATTGAAGGATCGCCGCCACGACGTCTACCGTGTGGAATATAAACAAGATTAACTTTAGCCGCTCCGAATCGGGGCGGCTTTTTTGCGGAAAATTTGGTAAACTGATAAGTAATTGGAGGGATGAACCATGACATGGAAACAACGAATGCAAAAATGGCTCGGACACGAGGGGCTGGACGTGAACACGAAACAGCAGCTGCAATTACTATCGGAAGACGAGCAGCTGGCAGAAGATGCGTTTTATCAGGACTTGGTATTCGGAACAGGTGGGATGCGCGGTGAAATCGGCCCGGGCACGAACCGCATGAATGTCTATACCGTCAGAAAAGCGTCAAAAGGCATTGCCGATTATATTGAAAGCTTCGGCGAAGCGGCGATGAAGCGTGGCGTGGCAATCGCGTTCGACAGCCGCCGCATGTCACCGGAGTTTGCCGAAGAAGCGGCGCGAACATTTGCTGCTGCGGGCATTCGGGCATACGTCTATGAATCTGCGCGCACAACGCCGCAATTATCATTTACTGTGCGTGAATTAAATGCGTTTATGGGCATCGTCATCACTGCCAGCCACAACCCGCCTGAATACAATGGCTATAAAGTGTACGGCGAAGACGGCGCGCAATTGGATCTCGAAGCAGCGGACCAGGTCATCGGATTTGTTAGCCGAGTGGAAGATGAACTCGCAATCGAAAATGATGAGTATGATTCCTCCTTGTTGGAAATTCTCGGCGAACAGCTCGACCGCGCCTATATCGATCAAGTGTTGACGGTGCAGGAAACTAGCGTTGAGCCGATCAGCGTCGTCTTTACGCCGCTTCACGGAGCATCAGGCGCGACTGTCCGCCGAGTGTTTGACGAAGCCGGTTATAGCGGCGTTAATTATGTGAAAGAACAAATGGCGCCGGACGGTGAGTTCCCTACGGTGGAATCCCCGAACCCGGAAGAATCATCGGCGTTTGACCTCGCCCGGAAATACGGTGAAGAACAGACCGCAGATTTATTGATTGCCATCGACCCGGACGGCGACCGTGTCGGCGCAGCGGTTTGGACCGGTACGCAATATGAATTATTGACTGGCAACCAGACCGGCGGCATCTTGCTGGAGTATTTATTGGGCCAGAAAAAAGCCAAAGGTGAATTGCCGGAAGACGGGCGCATCTTCAAGACCATCGTCACTTCCGGATTCGGGGAAGCGGTCGCTAGAAGCTACGGCGTAGAGAGTGAAGACGTGTTGACAGGCTTTAAATTCATCGGCGAAAAATTGCGTGAAAACGATGCGCAGCATGAATTCACTTTCTTATTCGGCTACGAGGAAAGCTACGGCTATTTGATCCGTGATTTTGCGCGCGATAAAGATGCCGTGCAAGCGACATTGCTATTGGTCGAAGCTGCTGCCTTCTATAAGAAGCAAGGCAAAAATCTGTACGGTGTATTAAATGAACTTTACGAACGCCACGGCTTCTACCGCGAATTGCTCGTTTCGGTGACGAAAAAAGGCATCGAAGGGGCACGTGAAATCACGCAGCTGCTCGACGGCTTGCGCACAGCGCCGCCGCAATCCATTGCCGGCATCGCGGTCAAAAAAATCGAAGACTACGACAGCCGTACACGGACGCTTGTCGATATGGGGACGAGCGAAGCGATCGTCTTGCCGCAATCAAATGTTTTGAAATACTTCTTGTCGGATGGTTCGTGGGTCTGCGTGCGCCCAAGCGGCACCGAGCCGAAAGTGAAATACTATTTCGGCGTCAAAGCCGCAACCCAGCAGGAAAGCGACGAAAAGCTTGAACTATTGAAAGAATCATTTCTCGACATCGTTGCGAATCGGTGAAAAAGCTCCCCATAGAGGGAGCTTTTTCATTCGAAAGAATGAGGCAAACACCGGTTCTTATCGTTACAATAGCAACTAGGAGGGATCAGCCCATGGTGCCTGAACAGCATTCGGACGTCATCTTATTGAAAGAGATTGCGGAGTTGTTGAATGAAGAAACGAATATGGAACGCATGCTCGGCGGGGCGATCGACAAGCTGCTGCAAAACTCCAATTTTGAAACAGCCTGGATCTTTTTCATCGATGAAAAAGGAAAGCACAGACTTGTGGCGCAGGCCAATTTGCCGGATGCCCTCGAGGAGCGGGATTGCCGCCATTTGACGAAAGGCGGCTGCTGGTGCGTTAAGCGCTATCATGACGGCGATTTGGAAAAGGCGTCGAATATCATCGCCTGCCAGCGCATCGAAAACGCCAAAGCGGCACATGGGAAAATCGGCAATATTTCACATCATGCGACGGTTCCGCTGCAGTCAGGCAAGGAAAAATTCGGCTTGCTCAATATCGCTGCGGCTGATACGGTGCGTTTTTCAAAAGATGAACTGGCCTTATTGGAATCGGTCGCTTTCCAAATCGGTTCCGCCATCAAACGCATCGTCTTGACCAAACAAGAACAAGAGCTGGCACTCGTCAAAGAGCGCAATCGGCTCGCGCGGGATTTGCACGATTCCGTCAATCAGCTGTTGTTCTCGGTCACGTTGACGGCTAGGGGCGGCATCGAAATGGCGGAAGACGAAGCGCAAAAAAGCACATTCCGCGACATCCAGCATCTCAGTCAGGAAGCGCTCAATGAAATGAGGGCGCTGATTTGGCAATTACGGCCAAAAGGGCTCGAGAGCGGCTTGATCGATGCCGTCAAAGCGTACGGGGAAATGCTCGGGCTGTCGATGGAAACGAAAGTGACCGGCGTGATTCAATTGCCGTCGCGAACGGAAGAGACTTTATTCCGCATTGCCCAGGAAGCGTTGAATAATGTGCGCAAGCATGCGGGCACAAGCGCTGCCCAAATCTATGTGACAATTACACCGACAGATGTCTTATTGGTCATCAAAGACGAAGGACTCGGTTTTTCTCCTGCACACGGCGCGATCCCGTCGATCGGCATACAAAGCATTCGCGACCGGGCGAAAGCAGAAGGCGGCACAGCCGATTGGTCTAGCGAATTAAGCAAAGGAACGGAAATCCTTGTACGGATTCCGTATTAAAGGAGTGGCAAGATGAGAGTATTGATTGCGGATGATCATCACGTAGTAAGAAGAGGGTTGCTGTTTTTCCTGAAAACCCAAAAAGACATTGAAGTGGTGGGGGAGGCTGCGAACGGCGTGGAAGCTGTCGAAATGGCGGGCGAGCTGCAGCCGGATATCGTCTTGATGGATCTGGTCATGCCTGAAATGGACGGCATCCAGGCAACTCGGAAAATCAAAGAGTCTTATCCGGATATCATTGTGTTGATGCTCACGAGCTTTTCCGACCGCGACCACATCCTTCCGGCGATCGAAGCAGGAGCGGCAGGCTATCAGTTGAAAGATATCGAACCGGACGAATTGGTGGAATCGCTGCGCAGCTTGATGCGCGGGGAGAATACGCTGCATCCGAAAGCTTCGTCGGAATTGGCGAAAGCGCCGGAAGACCCGCCGCCGCACGTTCTCCATCCTTTAACGCCAAGGGAAGCGGAAGTGCTCGCGGAGCTGACCAAAGGGAAAAGCAACCGGGAAGTGGCGTCTGCTTTGTTCGTGACCGAGAAGACGGTGAAAACGCATATTTCCAATATCTTCATCAAACTCGAAGTCCAGGACCGGACGCAAGCGGCACTTTATGCCGTCAAGCATGGGTTGACGGAATACGCCAATTGAATGGAACTAGAAAAAGCCTGCCGGATGAAAATCCGGCAGGCTTTTATCTTTTCTTAACAGGGCGGCTGCGGTATTCTTTCGTGCGCTGTTTCCATACTGCGCGTTCTGCCTGTTGTTTGGCAGCATCACTTTTTCGTTCGATATAGTCGAGCTCACGCAGTAATTTTAAATAGCTTTCATAGCGCTCTTCCGGCAATTCGCCGGAAGCAAGCGCGGATTGGATGCGGCAGCCCGGTTCTTGTTGGTGGCTGCAATCGCGGAAACGGCATTCGGCAGCAAGGCTCGTGATGTCCTGGAAGCTAGACTCAAGCCCATCGGCAGAATCGGCCAGCTGGAATTCACGCATGCCCGGCGTGTCGATCAATAAACCGCCGCCCGGCAGCAGCACCAGTTCGCGGTGCGTCGTCGTGTGGCGGCCTTTGCTGTCGTCTTCGCGGATGTCCTGCACCGCCATTTTGTCGCTTTGGGTCAGGGCGTTGATGAGCGAGGATTTTCCTACTCCCGAAGAGCCGAGCAGAGCGCCGGTTTTGCCATCCGTTAAATAGCGATTGAAGGCGTCCATGCCGTCGCCAGTCAAAGCTGAAACGGCAAACACATCGACGCCGAACGCAGTAGTGGCGACTTCTTTCAAGTAAACTGCAGGGTCTTCGCATTGGTCGCTTTTCGTCAACACGACGACCGGCATGGCGCCTGAATCCCAAGCGGCGACCATATAACGTTCAAGGCGCCGGACATTAAAATCGTGATTGAGCGACATGACCAGAAAGACGTAGTCGAGATTGACGGCGATGGTCTGCATCTCGGACGTTTCTCCGGCCGCTTTTCGGACGAAGCGCGAACTTCTCGGCAGCAGTTGGTGGATGATGCCTTTGTCTTCTCCAGGCATTTGTTCCAGCGCCACCCAGTCACCGACGCTTGGAAATTCATCGCGGCTGTGGCTATGGCGGTAATTTCCGGATAAAGTAGCCGGCCATTCACCGAAATCGGTCATGACGCGGTAGCCGCTCTTATGTTCGAGAATGACGCGGCCAGGTATTTTCTGTTCAGGCAATGCTTGTTGAAATGATTCATTCCATCCGTATTGTTTGATAATCGACAATGTAACTTCCTCCTATAAAAACGCATAATAAAAACCATGGCTGCAATAATGCCTGCCATGGTCTCCGCGCATAGGAAAGAAACGTATCGTCAGCGATACACAGAAGGAGACAGCATAGCAAACATCATTAAGTTGCGGGTTGCACGAACTGAAATTGTCACCATACTGCCTCACCTCTTTCCATTAGTTAAGATAATGATAAGCGCAATTGAAGTGAAGGTCAATATTTTTTTGAGAGTATTTTGACAATGGCGTTCGGCTATTCGTGTTTCTTCCACGAGCACCTCTGCATGCTATAGTGAAAGGCAGGGGATATAGGACCAGCGTTTGCCCCAATTGGAATAGGGGAACAGGGGAACAAATGAATATTTTCTAGGGGGGGAAGTCATGAAAAAGATTTTTTACGAATGGCGGGAAAAGTTATGGGTGACGCCAGCTCTCTACAGCTTCCTTGCCGTGTTATTATCCATTGGATTTTTTTATGTGGATTTATTGGTCATTCGGCAATATCGTGAATTCATCCCGGATATCCTGCTGACCAATGTACAATTGGCTCAAACGATCATGGGGGCTCTCGCCGGGGCGCTATTGACGATGACAACGTTTACGTTTTCCACGATTCTTGTCGTGTTGACGATGTATTCCTCGCAATTTTCACCGAGAACATTGAAGAATTTTGTCCACGACCGCCTGACATGGCGCGTACTCGGTATCTTTTTGGGCGGTTTCATCTATAACACGCTGTCATTATTGTTCATGCGCGACGCCCTTTATACGCATGACGTCATTTCCACATTTGTCGGGATCGTCATAGCGTTCCTTTGCCTTTCGACGTTTGCGTATTTCATCCATCACATTGCGACGAACGTCCAAGTGGAGAAGCTGATCGAGGAACTTGAAGAAGACACAGAGCGCATTATCGATACGTATAGTGAAAAACAGCAGCAGGAAATGGAGATTGAAACAGAGTGGAATCCCGACGGCTTCGCGGAAACCATCCTGGCAGAAAATGATGGGTATATCCAATTCCTGTATTTCGATAAATTGACGGAGTATGCGGTGGAGCACGACCTGGAAGTTGAAATTCTTCACGGCATCGGTTCGTATGTCCACGAGAATACGCCGCTATGCCGCGTTTACCAACGCCAGCAAGAAGACATCGATCTTCGCCGCTTTATCACGATCGGCACGGAGCGGACGACGGACCAGGATCTCGATTTTGCTATTCAGAAAATGGTCGAAGTGGCGCTGCGGGCGATCTCCCCAGGCATCAACGACCCAAACACGGCGAATGGCATCATCATTCGGATCGGCCGGCTGCTGGGCAAATTAAGCCATCTCGAGACCGGGGCAATAACCATTCGGGACGAAGAGAAAAATGGCCGTGTGCGCTATCCATTCTTCACATTCCCCCATTTTCTTTATCTGACATTTCATCAATTGATCCATTATGGAAAAGAAGATGTGTCGGTCGTGGCCGCAATTTTGGAATCCTTAACAAACGCTGCCCAATTATCGAGTCCAGCGCATCACGAGGCCATTTGGGAAACACAATTGCATGTGCTTGAACATTTAGAGGGTTCACCTTTCAAACGGCTTGACCGCCGTTATATCCAAGCGAAATTGGATGAGCTGGCAAAAGCGGTGGATCGCCGGCCAGCCTTGCTCAGTGACTACCAGCTGGGCTCGGAAGGATGATGCGCTCCAGCATCTAATGGTTCATGGTGCTGCCTGTAAAGGAGGGACTTATGAAAAATCCGCAATTATTTGAAGGCATCGACGTTCTGAGGAATTTATCGGTCATTGAGTTTTTCTTGTTCTTTCTTTATCTATTATTAATCTTCGTTAGCAAAAGGATTGCTCAAGCCGTGCTGAAACGAATCGTGAGGCATGACGGTTATCAAGAGCGGGTTTATCCGATCCTCGAAGATATTCTGAATTGGGTCGCCTTTTACGGCAGCATTATACTATTCCTGTTTTATTTCGGGCAGGAAGAATGGCTGAGGACGCCTTTTTACGAAACGGAAGGGGTCGACGTCTCCATTTTGCTGATCGTCGTCGCCATCATGATCGTTACGTTTTCGAGCCGCGTCGTTAAAGCATTCAATAGTTTTGTCATGCCTTATGTCTATGGCCAGTTCGATG
It encodes the following:
- a CDS encoding carbon-nitrogen hydrolase family protein, with translation MAEQFDLSHFEKSMIIREMSYADIPAILEMQQLCFPGMDPWKEEQLRSHLGVFAQGQIVAELDGKVIGSCSSLLINFDEYDDRHTWDDVTDGGYITNHNQDGYNMYGIEVMVHPEYRRMQVGQRLYEARKELARELNLKSIIIGGRIPNYHKHADEMSPREYVDSVSRHKIYDPVLTFQLMNGFQLMRINPGYLQDDKASGKYATLMEWNNVDYKPISKRHFKTSLPVRICVVQYLMRAINSFDDLANQVEYFVDVASDAHSDFVVFPEIFTTQLMSFLNEPSPSQAVRKLTEFTPQYIELFTDLAVRYNVNIIGGSHFVKEENDEIYNIAYLFRRDGSIDKQYKIHITPNERKWWGISAGDSVRVFDTDCGKIAIQICYDIEFPELARIATDMGANIIFSPFCTEDRQGYLRVRYCAQARAVENQIYTVISGTVGNLPQTENMDIQYAQSGIFAPSDFEFARDGIVGETNPNLEMVLIGDVDLEILRRQRQDGTVKQLKDRRHDVYRVEYKQD
- a CDS encoding phospho-sugar mutase; the encoded protein is MTWKQRMQKWLGHEGLDVNTKQQLQLLSEDEQLAEDAFYQDLVFGTGGMRGEIGPGTNRMNVYTVRKASKGIADYIESFGEAAMKRGVAIAFDSRRMSPEFAEEAARTFAAAGIRAYVYESARTTPQLSFTVRELNAFMGIVITASHNPPEYNGYKVYGEDGAQLDLEAADQVIGFVSRVEDELAIENDEYDSSLLEILGEQLDRAYIDQVLTVQETSVEPISVVFTPLHGASGATVRRVFDEAGYSGVNYVKEQMAPDGEFPTVESPNPEESSAFDLARKYGEEQTADLLIAIDPDGDRVGAAVWTGTQYELLTGNQTGGILLEYLLGQKKAKGELPEDGRIFKTIVTSGFGEAVARSYGVESEDVLTGFKFIGEKLRENDAQHEFTFLFGYEESYGYLIRDFARDKDAVQATLLLVEAAAFYKKQGKNLYGVLNELYERHGFYRELLVSVTKKGIEGAREITQLLDGLRTAPPQSIAGIAVKKIEDYDSRTRTLVDMGTSEAIVLPQSNVLKYFLSDGSWVCVRPSGTEPKVKYYFGVKAATQQESDEKLELLKESFLDIVANR
- a CDS encoding GAF domain-containing sensor histidine kinase, producing MVPEQHSDVILLKEIAELLNEETNMERMLGGAIDKLLQNSNFETAWIFFIDEKGKHRLVAQANLPDALEERDCRHLTKGGCWCVKRYHDGDLEKASNIIACQRIENAKAAHGKIGNISHHATVPLQSGKEKFGLLNIAAADTVRFSKDELALLESVAFQIGSAIKRIVLTKQEQELALVKERNRLARDLHDSVNQLLFSVTLTARGGIEMAEDEAQKSTFRDIQHLSQEALNEMRALIWQLRPKGLESGLIDAVKAYGEMLGLSMETKVTGVIQLPSRTEETLFRIAQEALNNVRKHAGTSAAQIYVTITPTDVLLVIKDEGLGFSPAHGAIPSIGIQSIRDRAKAEGGTADWSSELSKGTEILVRIPY
- a CDS encoding response regulator transcription factor, whose translation is MRVLIADDHHVVRRGLLFFLKTQKDIEVVGEAANGVEAVEMAGELQPDIVLMDLVMPEMDGIQATRKIKESYPDIIVLMLTSFSDRDHILPAIEAGAAGYQLKDIEPDELVESLRSLMRGENTLHPKASSELAKAPEDPPPHVLHPLTPREAEVLAELTKGKSNREVASALFVTEKTVKTHISNIFIKLEVQDRTQAALYAVKHGLTEYAN
- the rsgA gene encoding ribosome small subunit-dependent GTPase A, with protein sequence MSIIKQYGWNESFQQALPEQKIPGRVILEHKSGYRVMTDFGEWPATLSGNYRHSHSRDEFPSVGDWVALEQMPGEDKGIIHQLLPRSSRFVRKAAGETSEMQTIAVNLDYVFLVMSLNHDFNVRRLERYMVAAWDSGAMPVVVLTKSDQCEDPAVYLKEVATTAFGVDVFAVSALTGDGMDAFNRYLTDGKTGALLGSSGVGKSSLINALTQSDKMAVQDIREDDSKGRHTTTHRELVLLPGGGLLIDTPGMREFQLADSADGLESSFQDITSLAAECRFRDCSHQQEPGCRIQSALASGELPEERYESYLKLLRELDYIERKSDAAKQQAERAVWKQRTKEYRSRPVKKR
- a CDS encoding DUF2254 domain-containing protein — its product is MKKIFYEWREKLWVTPALYSFLAVLLSIGFFYVDLLVIRQYREFIPDILLTNVQLAQTIMGALAGALLTMTTFTFSTILVVLTMYSSQFSPRTLKNFVHDRLTWRVLGIFLGGFIYNTLSLLFMRDALYTHDVISTFVGIVIAFLCLSTFAYFIHHIATNVQVEKLIEELEEDTERIIDTYSEKQQQEMEIETEWNPDGFAETILAENDGYIQFLYFDKLTEYAVEHDLEVEILHGIGSYVHENTPLCRVYQRQQEDIDLRRFITIGTERTTDQDLDFAIQKMVEVALRAISPGINDPNTANGIIIRIGRLLGKLSHLETGAITIRDEEKNGRVRYPFFTFPHFLYLTFHQLIHYGKEDVSVVAAILESLTNAAQLSSPAHHEAIWETQLHVLEHLEGSPFKRLDRRYIQAKLDELAKAVDRRPALLSDYQLGSEG